Proteins from a genomic interval of Ferrovibrio terrae:
- a CDS encoding SMP-30/gluconolactonase/LRE family protein produces the protein MWTGSSRYPDPAVQVLDDSFAKLRLRTAAVEKLATGFRWAEGPVWFGDQRCLIWSDIPNNRMLRWDEQTNAVTTFRQPSNHANGNTRDRQGRLVTCEHETRRITRTEYDGSITVLADRFEGKRFNSPNDIVVKSDDSVWFTDPVFGVNSNYESRKGTSELPQYVYRLDPESGELSVAAEGLNGPNGLAFSPDESKLYVVESLAAPNRLIHVYDVINGGKTLSNKKLFIDCGAGTSDGFRVDTAGNLWCGWGMGSDDLDGVMVFNADGRAIGRIALPERCANLCFGGAMRNRLFMASSQSLYALYVDAQGATLS, from the coding sequence ATGTGGACCGGCTCGTCTCGCTACCCCGATCCGGCCGTGCAGGTGCTGGACGACAGTTTCGCCAAACTGCGGCTGCGCACGGCTGCCGTGGAAAAGCTCGCCACCGGCTTCCGCTGGGCCGAAGGACCGGTCTGGTTCGGCGACCAGCGCTGCCTGATCTGGAGCGACATCCCGAACAACCGGATGCTGCGCTGGGACGAGCAGACCAATGCTGTCACCACCTTCCGCCAGCCGTCCAATCATGCCAACGGCAATACGCGCGACCGGCAGGGACGGCTGGTGACCTGCGAGCATGAGACGCGGCGCATCACCCGCACCGAATACGACGGCAGCATCACCGTGCTGGCTGACCGGTTCGAGGGTAAGCGTTTCAATTCGCCGAACGACATCGTGGTGAAATCCGATGACAGCGTCTGGTTCACCGACCCGGTCTTCGGCGTGAACAGCAATTACGAAAGCCGCAAGGGCACGTCGGAACTGCCGCAGTATGTCTATCGCCTCGACCCCGAGAGCGGCGAGCTCAGCGTCGCGGCCGAAGGCCTGAACGGCCCGAATGGTCTCGCGTTTTCGCCGGACGAGAGCAAACTCTATGTCGTGGAGTCGCTCGCGGCACCCAACCGCCTGATCCATGTCTATGACGTCATCAACGGCGGCAAGACGCTCAGCAACAAAAAGCTGTTCATCGATTGCGGCGCCGGGACATCCGATGGTTTCCGCGTCGATACTGCCGGCAATCTGTGGTGCGGCTGGGGCATGGGCAGCGACGATCTGGATGGCGTGATGGTGTTCAACGCCGATGGCCGCGCGATTGGGCGCATCGCCCTGCCGGAACGTTGCGCCAATCTGTGTTTCGGCGGGGCGATGCGCAACCGCCTGTTCATGGCCTCAAGCCAGTCGCTCTATGCCCTCTATGTCGACGCGCAAGGCGCGACACTTTCATAA
- a CDS encoding ribonuclease activity regulator RraA, giving the protein MAVKPETIAKLKTVSTPTLATALYKRGLRNQFIQDVMPLNPSLPTMVGEAFTLRYMPAREDRNPITVFQNPEHPQRKAVEICPPGAVLVMDSRKDARAASAGSILISRLMVRGVAGVVTDGGFRDSGEIAALKIPAFHSRPSAPTNLTLHEAIDINVPIGCGDAAVFPGDVIVGDADGVMVIPHEIADDIATEAVEMTAFEDFVTEQVLGGRSIKGLYPATDPQTKVDFDAWRKQKGR; this is encoded by the coding sequence GTGGCTGTCAAACCCGAAACCATCGCCAAGCTCAAGACCGTCAGCACGCCGACGCTGGCCACGGCGCTGTACAAGCGCGGCCTGCGCAACCAGTTCATCCAGGATGTGATGCCGCTCAATCCCTCGCTGCCGACCATGGTGGGCGAGGCTTTCACCCTGCGCTACATGCCGGCGCGCGAAGACCGCAATCCGATCACCGTGTTCCAGAACCCCGAGCACCCGCAGCGCAAGGCGGTGGAAATCTGCCCGCCCGGCGCGGTGCTGGTGATGGACAGCCGCAAGGATGCGCGCGCGGCCTCGGCCGGCTCGATCCTGATCTCGCGGCTGATGGTGCGCGGCGTGGCCGGCGTGGTCACCGATGGCGGCTTCCGTGACTCAGGCGAGATCGCAGCGCTGAAGATTCCGGCGTTCCACAGCCGTCCGTCTGCGCCGACCAACCTGACCTTGCATGAAGCGATCGACATCAATGTGCCGATCGGCTGCGGCGATGCGGCTGTTTTTCCGGGCGACGTGATCGTGGGCGATGCCGATGGTGTGATGGTGATCCCGCATGAGATCGCCGACGACATCGCCACCGAGGCGGTCGAGATGACGGCGTTCGAGGATTTCGTCACCGAACAGGTGCTGGGCGGCCGTTCGATCAAGGGGCTGTATCCGGCCACCGATCCGCAGACCAAGGTGGATTTCGATGCCTGGCGCAAGCAGAAGGGCCGCTAA
- a CDS encoding ferredoxin--NADP reductase, which produces MSSQAAAATVAPTPSHPLLKPGGNLREEEVTFVHHWTDSLFTFRTTRDPSFRFINGQFAMIGLIVDNKPLLRAYSMASANYEEHLEFFSIKVQDGPLTSKLQHLKVGDKIIVGRKATGTLLQDNLHPGKTLYLLGTGTGLAPFMSIIKDHEAYERYDRVVLVHGVRTVGELAYQDYITRELPENEFFGEDVKQKLLYYPTVTREDFRNQGRITDLIRSGKLFADLGLPPLNIETDRLMLCGSPQMLGEMREMLDAMHWVEGSTTGAGHYVIEKAFVEQ; this is translated from the coding sequence ATGTCCTCCCAAGCCGCCGCCGCCACTGTCGCTCCCACGCCGTCGCATCCGCTGCTGAAACCCGGCGGCAATCTGCGCGAGGAAGAAGTGACCTTCGTCCATCACTGGACCGACAGCCTCTTCACCTTCCGCACCACGCGCGATCCGAGCTTCCGCTTCATCAATGGCCAGTTCGCCATGATCGGCTTGATCGTCGACAACAAGCCGCTGCTGCGCGCCTATTCGATGGCGAGCGCCAATTACGAAGAGCATCTCGAATTCTTCTCGATCAAGGTGCAGGACGGCCCGCTCACCTCAAAGCTGCAGCACCTGAAAGTGGGCGACAAGATCATCGTCGGGCGCAAGGCGACCGGCACGCTGCTGCAGGACAACCTGCATCCGGGCAAGACGCTCTACCTGCTCGGCACCGGCACCGGCCTGGCGCCCTTCATGTCGATCATCAAGGACCATGAGGCCTACGAGCGCTACGACCGCGTCGTGCTGGTGCATGGCGTGCGCACCGTGGGCGAGCTGGCCTACCAGGATTACATCACCCGCGAGCTGCCGGAGAACGAGTTCTTCGGCGAGGATGTGAAGCAGAAGCTGCTCTATTATCCGACGGTGACGCGCGAGGATTTCCGCAACCAGGGTCGCATCACCGACCTGATCCGCTCGGGCAAGCTGTTCGCCGATCTCGGCCTGCCGCCGCTCAACATCGAGACCGACCGCCTGATGCTCTGCGGCAGCCCGCAGATGCTGGGCGAGATGCGCGAAATGCTGGATGCCATGCACTGGGTGGAAGGTTCCACCACCGGCGCCGGCCATTACGTCATCGAAAAGGCGTTTGTGGAGCAGTAA
- a CDS encoding TfoX/Sxy family protein — protein sequence MTASRDFTAFVQELFAPLGGVSVRPMFGGAGVYSRGVMFALIDDDTLYLKADAESKKAFEARGCEAFVYDSKGKPVQMSYWKLPAELIDDADEAVKWAQTALAIAKAQKAATPPPSRRITLGAARRHR from the coding sequence ATGACCGCGAGTCGCGATTTCACCGCCTTTGTGCAGGAACTCTTCGCCCCCCTGGGCGGGGTGAGCGTGCGCCCGATGTTCGGCGGGGCCGGAGTCTATTCGCGCGGCGTGATGTTCGCCCTGATCGATGACGACACGCTCTATCTCAAGGCCGATGCCGAAAGCAAAAAGGCCTTCGAGGCGCGCGGCTGCGAGGCCTTCGTCTATGACAGCAAGGGCAAGCCGGTGCAGATGAGCTACTGGAAGCTGCCGGCCGAACTGATCGACGATGCCGACGAAGCGGTGAAATGGGCGCAGACCGCGTTGGCGATTGCCAAGGCCCAGAAGGCCGCGACCCCGCCGCCCTCGCGCCGCATTACGCTGGGTGCCGCACGGCGGCACCGCTGA
- a CDS encoding DUF2783 domain-containing protein: MGKLNTEMNLADGDATYAALVKMTEGLDDATAQKAMAKLVLLLANHIGDQDVLIEAMKIARGKAA, encoded by the coding sequence ATGGGCAAGCTCAACACCGAGATGAATCTCGCCGATGGCGATGCCACCTATGCCGCGCTGGTGAAGATGACCGAAGGGCTGGATGACGCGACCGCGCAGAAGGCGATGGCGAAGCTGGTGCTGCTGCTCGCCAACCATATCGGCGACCAGGACGTGCTCATTGAGGCGATGAAGATCGCGCGGGGGAAGGCTGCTTGA
- the paaI gene encoding hydroxyphenylacetyl-CoA thioesterase PaaI: MTPQQIAETVGKLVAERDMAGRRLGVQLASVMPGGCVLRMTVQPDMVNSGGTCHGGVIFTLADSAFGYACNSFNRAAVAQQCDITYLKPVAVGTVLTATAELRETAGRSSVYDMTIRNEATGETVALFRGLSREIGGEIIPGLGT; encoded by the coding sequence ATGACGCCACAGCAGATCGCAGAAACCGTCGGCAAGCTGGTCGCCGAACGCGATATGGCTGGACGCAGGCTCGGTGTGCAGCTTGCCTCGGTGATGCCGGGCGGCTGCGTGCTACGCATGACGGTGCAGCCCGATATGGTCAACAGCGGCGGCACCTGCCATGGCGGCGTGATTTTCACCCTGGCCGACTCTGCGTTTGGCTATGCCTGCAACAGCTTCAACCGTGCTGCCGTGGCGCAGCAATGCGACATCACCTATCTGAAACCGGTCGCGGTCGGCACGGTTCTCACGGCCACAGCCGAACTGCGCGAAACGGCGGGGCGCAGCAGCGTCTACGATATGACGATACGCAATGAAGCGACCGGTGAGACTGTGGCGCTGTTTCGCGGCCTGTCGCGGGAAATTGGCGGCGAGATCATTCCGGGTCTGGGGACATAG
- a CDS encoding enoyl-CoA hydratase-related protein, whose protein sequence is MAWKTLIVDKTDGIATVTLNRPERLNALSLELMSELLKALEDIDQDASIRCLLITGAGRGFCSGADLASGDLSADGGMPDLGKALHDRYHPVIRKLAAFRMPVVCAVNGPAAGAGMSLALCGDIVIAAKSATFLQAFGNLGLVPDAGSTFFLPRLAGTARALGLTMLAEKLPAETAAEWGLIWQCVDDAELMPAAMKVATKFASGPTVGLAQIRKLIRQSATNGLDAQLEAERESQVIAGRTRDFIEGVTAFLQKRAAKFSGK, encoded by the coding sequence ATGGCCTGGAAGACCCTGATCGTCGACAAGACGGATGGCATCGCCACTGTCACCCTGAACCGCCCCGAGCGACTCAATGCGCTCAGCCTCGAACTGATGAGCGAACTGCTCAAGGCGCTGGAGGATATCGACCAGGACGCGTCGATCCGCTGCCTGCTGATCACGGGCGCCGGTCGTGGCTTCTGCTCCGGCGCCGACCTCGCCTCGGGCGATCTGAGCGCCGATGGCGGCATGCCCGATCTCGGCAAGGCTCTGCACGATCGCTACCATCCGGTGATCCGCAAGCTGGCCGCCTTCCGCATGCCGGTGGTCTGCGCCGTGAACGGTCCGGCCGCCGGTGCCGGCATGAGCCTCGCGCTGTGCGGCGATATCGTGATCGCGGCGAAGTCCGCCACCTTCCTGCAGGCCTTTGGCAATCTCGGCCTGGTGCCCGATGCCGGCAGCACCTTCTTCCTGCCGCGCCTGGCCGGCACGGCGCGCGCGCTCGGCCTTACCATGCTGGCCGAAAAACTGCCGGCCGAAACCGCCGCTGAATGGGGCCTGATCTGGCAATGCGTGGACGATGCCGAGCTGATGCCGGCCGCTATGAAAGTTGCGACCAAGTTTGCCAGCGGGCCCACGGTAGGCCTTGCGCAAATCCGCAAGCTGATCCGCCAGTCGGCCACCAACGGCCTGGATGCGCAGCTGGAAGCCGAGCGTGAAAGCCAGGTGATCGCCGGCCGCACCCGCGATTTCATCGAGGGCGTGACGGCCTTCCTGCAGAAGCGCGCGGCGAAGTTCAGCGGCAAGTAA
- a CDS encoding GGDEF domain-containing protein, which translates to MYHDDLHQAAEYAHAAVASMTRFSIPPTPINFTIWYEYHAGRDPALSRAIDALLAAGTSFTPDTTLQLYEEYLNPARMLRASRETTEKLQEAMDELRNFVGAAEQETRTYGDKLEDFSDSLDKQGHAPAFGSLVGAMLQETRSMQERNQSLEDRLAETTAEVQQLREHFEQARRESLSDSLTGLANRKNFEQTLSLLTKAAQDSAEPLTLMLLDIDHFKLFNDRHGHQTGDTVLQLVARTLSDNVKGQDLAARYGGEEFALLLPRTRADQAVKLGDNIRALIATRKLVKRQSGETLGRITISAGVAEYRVGEALSSFVQRADAALYGAKREGRNRVVAATEGTSTLTETVLRS; encoded by the coding sequence ATGTACCACGACGACCTGCATCAGGCGGCTGAATACGCCCACGCGGCGGTGGCCAGCATGACGCGGTTTTCGATCCCGCCAACCCCGATCAATTTCACCATCTGGTACGAATACCATGCCGGCCGCGATCCGGCGCTCAGCCGCGCCATCGATGCGCTGCTGGCCGCCGGCACATCGTTCACGCCCGACACCACACTGCAGCTCTACGAGGAATACCTCAATCCCGCGCGCATGCTGCGGGCCTCGCGCGAGACCACCGAGAAGCTGCAGGAAGCGATGGACGAGTTGCGCAACTTCGTCGGCGCCGCCGAACAGGAAACGCGCACCTACGGCGACAAGCTGGAGGATTTCTCCGACAGCCTCGACAAGCAGGGCCATGCCCCCGCCTTCGGCTCGCTGGTCGGCGCGATGCTGCAGGAAACCCGCAGCATGCAGGAGCGCAACCAGTCGCTGGAAGATCGCCTGGCCGAGACCACGGCGGAAGTGCAGCAGCTGCGCGAGCATTTCGAGCAGGCTCGCCGTGAGTCGCTGTCCGACTCCCTCACCGGCCTGGCCAACCGCAAGAACTTCGAACAGACGCTGTCGCTGCTGACCAAGGCCGCACAGGACAGCGCCGAGCCGTTGACACTGATGCTGCTCGACATCGACCATTTCAAGCTGTTCAACGACCGCCACGGCCATCAGACCGGCGACACCGTGCTGCAGCTGGTCGCCCGCACGCTCAGCGACAATGTGAAGGGCCAGGATCTGGCTGCGCGCTATGGCGGCGAGGAATTCGCCCTGCTGCTGCCGCGCACCCGCGCCGACCAGGCCGTGAAGCTGGGCGACAACATCCGCGCGCTCATTGCCACCCGCAAGCTGGTCAAACGCCAGTCGGGCGAGACGCTCGGCCGCATCACCATTTCCGCCGGCGTCGCCGAATACCGGGTCGGCGAAGCGCTCAGCAGTTTCGTGCAGCGCGCCGATGCCGCGCTCTATGGCGCCAAACGCGAAGGCCGCAACCGCGTGGTTGCCGCAACGGAAGGCACTTCGACGCTCACGGAAACGGTTCTCCGCTCCTGA
- a CDS encoding ABC transporter ATP-binding protein: MTDLLTVDAIDTFYGRSQVLFGMSLNIKAGEVVTLMGRNGMGKTTTIRSIMGLTPAARGHIRFRDAEIRGLPSYRVAKVGVGLVPEGRQIFPNLSVKENLIATAANRNGSAQPWTYERVIALFPRLAERAGNMGSQLSGGEQQMLAVGRALMTNPHLLILDEATEGLAPLIRLEIWHCLEQLKQAGQSILVVDKNIGALTKLANRHFVIEKGRVVWQGSSADLQAAPDIQHRYLGI, from the coding sequence ATGACTGATCTTCTGACCGTCGACGCCATCGACACCTTCTACGGCCGTAGCCAGGTGCTGTTCGGCATGTCGCTGAACATCAAAGCCGGCGAAGTCGTCACGCTCATGGGCCGCAACGGCATGGGCAAGACCACCACGATCCGCTCGATCATGGGCCTGACCCCGGCGGCGCGCGGCCATATCCGCTTCCGCGATGCCGAGATCCGCGGCCTGCCCTCCTACCGGGTCGCCAAGGTCGGCGTCGGCCTGGTGCCTGAAGGCCGTCAGATTTTCCCCAACCTCTCGGTGAAAGAAAACCTGATTGCCACCGCCGCCAATCGTAACGGGTCGGCGCAACCCTGGACCTATGAACGGGTGATCGCGCTGTTCCCGCGCCTGGCCGAGCGGGCCGGCAATATGGGCAGCCAGCTGTCTGGCGGCGAGCAGCAGATGCTCGCGGTCGGCCGCGCCTTGATGACCAATCCGCATCTGCTGATCCTGGACGAGGCGACCGAAGGGCTTGCCCCCTTGATTCGCTTGGAAATCTGGCATTGCCTGGAGCAACTCAAGCAGGCCGGGCAGTCGATCCTGGTTGTGGATAAGAATATCGGCGCGCTGACCAAGCTGGCCAACCGGCATTTCGTGATCGAGAAAGGCCGCGTCGTCTGGCAGGGCAGTTCGGCCGATCTGCAGGCCGCGCCCGACATCCAGCACCGTTACCTCGGCATCTGA
- a CDS encoding ABC transporter ATP-binding protein: MTEVLKVSNLVKRFGGLTATDNLSLDLRAGEIHAVIGPNGAGKTTMIGQLIGELRPDAGSIHFMGQDITAMPVHLRSASGIARSFQITSIFQNFTALDNVAFAVQAHDGHSFRFWAPARKDRSLRDPAMQALEQVGLAHRADVIASALSHGEHRQLEIAMALATKPKLLLLDEPMAGMGPEDSARMVTMLRGIKGSVTILLIEHDMDAVFALADRITVLVYGHAIATGLPDDIRRNAQVRQAYLGDEAAAE, translated from the coding sequence ATGACTGAAGTGCTCAAGGTTTCCAATCTGGTGAAGCGGTTCGGCGGTCTCACCGCCACCGACAATCTGTCGCTCGATCTGCGCGCGGGCGAGATCCATGCCGTGATCGGCCCGAACGGCGCCGGCAAGACCACGATGATCGGCCAGCTGATCGGCGAACTGCGTCCCGATGCCGGCAGCATCCATTTCATGGGCCAGGACATCACCGCGATGCCGGTGCATCTGCGGTCGGCCAGCGGCATTGCGCGCTCGTTCCAGATCACTTCGATCTTCCAGAACTTCACCGCGCTGGACAATGTCGCCTTCGCCGTGCAGGCGCATGACGGCCATTCCTTCCGCTTCTGGGCGCCCGCCCGCAAGGATCGGTCTTTACGCGATCCGGCCATGCAGGCGCTGGAACAGGTCGGCCTCGCCCATCGCGCCGACGTCATCGCCAGCGCGCTGAGCCATGGCGAACATCGCCAGCTCGAGATCGCCATGGCACTTGCCACCAAACCCAAGCTGCTGCTGCTCGATGAGCCGATGGCCGGCATGGGTCCGGAAGATTCCGCCCGCATGGTCACCATGCTGCGCGGCATCAAGGGCAGCGTCACTATTCTTTTGATCGAACACGACATGGATGCCGTTTTCGCGCTGGCCGACCGCATCACCGTGCTGGTCTACGGCCATGCCATCGCCACCGGCCTGCCCGACGACATTCGCCGCAACGCGCAGGTCCGCCAGGCCTATCTCGGCGACGAGGCGGCGGCGGAGTGA
- a CDS encoding branched-chain amino acid ABC transporter permease, giving the protein MSSASTSAAASTADSQNGISGRLSFIVGLVLLGFLGLIPVLSVAFEDPFLLTLFTRIVIMAIAAVSLNLILGYGGMVSFGHAAYIGVGGYTVGILAFHGVHAAWIQWPLAVIISGIVAALIGLLSLRTKGIFFIMITLALSQLVYYLGNGAFAYGGDDGLNIMKRSDFGGLLNLDNRPTFYYLCWVILLATVYFVHRTVNSRFGMVLQGAKSNDRRMATIGFPVHRYQLTAFVLAGMICGLAGVLTATFTGFISPAMMHWSRSGDLIVMVVLGGMGSLFGPVFGTVAFLLLEEVLSSWTEYWKIVFGPILVLVVLFARGGIDGAMVRGQAGALLAGLAAFFLLYGVHSAYEDEWLIPTLILVAACALAWVAKWAIDRKGARHD; this is encoded by the coding sequence GTGTCGTCAGCTTCCACCTCCGCCGCCGCGTCCACTGCTGACTCCCAGAATGGTATTTCTGGGCGTCTCAGCTTCATTGTCGGCCTCGTGCTGCTCGGCTTCCTCGGCCTGATCCCGGTTCTGTCGGTTGCCTTCGAGGACCCGTTCCTGCTCACGCTGTTCACCCGCATCGTCATCATGGCGATTGCCGCAGTCAGCCTGAATCTGATCCTCGGCTATGGCGGCATGGTCAGCTTCGGCCATGCGGCCTATATCGGCGTCGGCGGCTATACCGTCGGCATCCTCGCCTTCCATGGCGTGCATGCCGCCTGGATCCAGTGGCCGCTGGCGGTGATCATCTCCGGCATTGTCGCGGCGCTGATCGGCCTGCTGTCGCTGCGCACCAAGGGCATCTTCTTCATCATGATCACGCTGGCGCTGTCACAGCTGGTCTACTATCTCGGCAACGGTGCCTTCGCTTACGGCGGCGACGACGGCCTCAACATCATGAAGCGCTCGGATTTCGGCGGCCTGCTCAATCTCGATAACCGCCCGACCTTCTATTACCTGTGCTGGGTGATCCTGCTGGCGACGGTCTACTTCGTCCATCGCACGGTGAATTCGCGTTTCGGCATGGTGCTGCAGGGCGCGAAGTCGAACGACCGCCGCATGGCCACGATCGGCTTCCCGGTTCATCGCTATCAGCTCACGGCTTTCGTTCTGGCCGGCATGATCTGCGGCCTGGCCGGCGTGCTGACCGCCACCTTCACCGGCTTCATCAGCCCGGCGATGATGCACTGGTCGCGCTCCGGCGACCTCATCGTCATGGTCGTGCTGGGCGGCATGGGCAGCCTGTTCGGACCGGTCTTCGGCACCGTCGCTTTCCTGCTGCTGGAAGAGGTGCTGTCCAGCTGGACCGAATACTGGAAGATCGTGTTCGGCCCGATCCTGGTGCTGGTGGTGCTGTTCGCGCGCGGCGGTATCGATGGCGCGATGGTGCGCGGTCAGGCCGGCGCGCTGCTGGCCGGCCTCGCCGCCTTCTTCCTGCTTTATGGCGTTCACTCAGCCTATGAGGACGAATGGCTGATCCCGACTTTGATTCTGGTTGCCGCCTGCGCCCTGGCCTGGGTGGCGAAGTGGGCCATCGACCGCAAGGGGGCCCGCCATGACTGA
- a CDS encoding branched-chain amino acid ABC transporter permease, whose protein sequence is MLLIFEQFLNGLQIGLLLFLLAAGLTLVFGIMDMVNLAHGSLYMMGAYFAAVFTEWTGSFFLGAALALPAGALLGIAVEMIALRTLYTRDHLDQVLATFGLILFFNELARLMFGAGGMTIQTPDWLQGQILILPGLPYPSYRFLIILVGLLCAAFLYVLVQRTRLGMLIRAGASNREMVGALGINIKQLFTLVFGLGSALAALAGLMAGPVTTVQIGMGDNILILALVVIVIGGIGSLPGAFIAALAIGIIDTMGRAFLPNILGSFLSPSEASTLATALSSMLIYILMAAVLVLRPAGLFPAPGR, encoded by the coding sequence ATGCTGCTGATTTTCGAGCAATTCCTGAACGGCCTGCAGATCGGCCTGTTGCTGTTCCTGCTGGCAGCCGGCCTGACGCTGGTCTTCGGCATCATGGACATGGTCAATCTGGCGCATGGCTCGCTCTATATGATGGGCGCCTATTTCGCCGCCGTTTTCACCGAATGGACCGGCAGCTTCTTCCTCGGTGCGGCACTGGCGCTGCCGGCCGGCGCACTGCTCGGCATCGCCGTGGAAATGATCGCGCTGCGCACGCTCTATACCCGCGACCATCTCGACCAGGTGCTGGCCACCTTCGGCCTGATCCTGTTCTTCAATGAACTCGCGCGCCTGATGTTCGGCGCCGGCGGCATGACCATCCAGACGCCGGACTGGCTGCAGGGCCAGATCCTGATCCTGCCCGGCCTGCCCTATCCGTCGTATCGCTTCCTGATCATCCTTGTCGGGCTTCTGTGTGCCGCCTTCCTCTATGTGCTGGTGCAGCGCACGCGGCTCGGCATGCTGATCCGCGCCGGTGCGTCGAACCGCGAAATGGTCGGCGCGCTCGGCATCAACATCAAGCAGCTGTTCACGCTGGTCTTCGGCCTCGGCTCGGCGCTGGCGGCCCTGGCCGGCCTGATGGCCGGACCGGTCACCACCGTACAAATCGGCATGGGCGACAACATCCTGATCCTGGCGCTCGTCGTGATCGTGATCGGCGGCATCGGCTCGCTGCCCGGCGCCTTCATCGCCGCGCTGGCCATCGGCATCATCGACACCATGGGGCGCGCGTTCCTGCCCAACATCCTCGGCAGCTTCCTGTCGCCGTCGGAAGCCAGCACGCTGGCCACCGCGCTGTCGTCGATGCTGATCTATATCCTGATGGCCGCCGTGCTGGTGCTTCGTCCCGCGGGCCTGTTCCCCGCACCCGGCCGCTGA
- a CDS encoding ABC transporter substrate-binding protein, with protein sequence MRSAFKTFALLSTALMAVPFMAGDAAAQAAKKIKIGFVTTLSGPNAAYGRDMQNAFNLALDHLGKKMGGVPVEVIYEDDEQKPEVGKQKTEKLLQRDKVDFVAGYIWSNVLLASYKPVLDADTFLISTNAGPSQLAGEGCSPYFFAASWQNDQNHMAVGELLNQKGIKKLYMVAPNYAAGVDGTNGVKSLFKGQVIGQDMTKWPDQLDFSGEISKIRAAKPEAVYVFFPGRAGVQFFQQYSQAGLKKDIPVYSAFTIDAVTLKLQKDLVLDTYLTSTWGTDLPYAANTKFVTDYKKKYNETPAFYGAQSYDAANLIASAVAATKGNLKDKKAVGAALKAAKFDSVRGPFKFGNNNFPIQNVYQQEAYKVSDTEYDLRTVSTVLTAHTDPHAAKCKM encoded by the coding sequence ATGCGTTCCGCTTTCAAAACTTTCGCCCTGCTCTCTACCGCGCTTATGGCCGTGCCGTTCATGGCCGGCGATGCCGCAGCCCAGGCCGCGAAGAAGATCAAGATCGGCTTTGTCACCACGCTGTCCGGGCCCAATGCGGCCTACGGGCGCGACATGCAGAACGCCTTCAACTTGGCGCTCGACCATCTCGGCAAGAAGATGGGCGGCGTGCCGGTCGAGGTGATCTACGAAGACGACGAACAGAAGCCCGAAGTGGGCAAGCAGAAAACCGAAAAGCTGCTGCAGCGCGACAAGGTCGATTTCGTCGCCGGCTATATCTGGTCGAACGTGCTGCTGGCCTCCTACAAGCCGGTGCTGGACGCGGATACGTTCCTGATCAGCACCAATGCCGGCCCATCGCAACTGGCTGGTGAAGGCTGCAGCCCGTATTTCTTTGCTGCCTCGTGGCAGAACGACCAGAACCACATGGCGGTCGGCGAGCTGCTGAACCAGAAGGGCATCAAGAAGCTCTACATGGTGGCGCCGAACTATGCCGCCGGCGTGGACGGCACCAATGGCGTGAAGTCGCTGTTCAAGGGCCAGGTGATCGGCCAGGACATGACCAAGTGGCCCGACCAGCTCGACTTCTCGGGCGAGATTTCCAAGATCCGCGCGGCCAAGCCCGAAGCGGTCTATGTCTTCTTCCCCGGCCGCGCCGGCGTGCAGTTCTTCCAGCAGTACAGCCAGGCCGGCCTGAAGAAGGACATCCCGGTCTATTCGGCTTTCACCATCGACGCGGTGACCCTGAAGCTGCAGAAGGACCTGGTGCTCGACACCTATCTGACCTCGACCTGGGGCACCGACCTGCCCTATGCCGCGAACACCAAGTTCGTCACCGACTACAAGAAGAAGTATAACGAGACGCCGGCCTTCTATGGCGCGCAGAGCTACGACGCCGCCAACCTGATTGCTTCGGCCGTTGCCGCCACCAAGGGCAACCTGAAGGACAAGAAGGCGGTCGGCGCGGCGCTGAAGGCGGCGAAGTTCGATAGCGTGCGTGGCCCGTTCAAATTCGGCAACAACAACTTCCCGATCCAGAACGTCTACCAGCAGGAAGCCTACAAGGTGTCGGATACCGAATACGACCTGCGCACGGTCAGCACCGTGCTGACGGCGCATACGGATCCGCATGCCGCCAAGTGCAAGATGTGA